Proteins encoded by one window of Pempheris klunzingeri isolate RE-2024b chromosome 14, fPemKlu1.hap1, whole genome shotgun sequence:
- the LOC139212858 gene encoding voltage-gated potassium channel subunit beta-2-like — MQVSFACTEHNLKSRSEDRLCGLRTAPPPGGSSGGVGGGGGGGGGGGGSGGGGGGGGGGGQGSNGNYISQGSVKTREGSGSRQAPQGHAHMKEAIGRHTSMKYRNLGKSGLRVSCLGLGTWVTFGSQISDEMAENLMAIAYENGVNLFDTAEVYASGRAEITLGNIIKKKGWRRSSFVITTKIYWGGQAETERGLSRKHIIEGLRGSLSRLQLDYVDIVFANRNDVNSPMEEIVRAMTFVINQGMAMYWGTSRWSAMEIMEAYSVARQFNLIPPVCEQAEYHYFQRDKVEVQLPELYHKIGVGAMTWSPLACGLITGKYSDGVPECSRAAMKGYQWLKERVNSEEGRRQLAKIKELHLLADRLGCTAAQLAIAWCLRSEGVSSVLLGVSTSDQLLENLGALRILSQMTPQTITEIDALLGNKPHSKKELRA; from the exons ATGCAGGTGTCCTTCGCCTGCACCGAGCACAACCTCAAGAGTCGCAGTGAGGACCGACTTTGTGGCCTTCGCACCGCTCCGCCTCCTGGAGGAAGCAGTGGAGGTGTAGGGGGaggcggtggaggaggaggaggcggtggtggtagtggaggaggaggcggtggaggaggaggtggcggaCAAGGGAGCAATGGCAACTACATCTCCCAAGGCTCGGTGAAGACCAGGGAGGGGTCCGGGTCCCGCCAGGCCCCTCAGGGCCATGCCCACATGAAGGAGGCCATCGGGCGCCACACCAGTATGAAGTACAG GAACCTGGGGAAGTCAGGCCTACGTGTCTCCTGCCTCGGGTTAG GCACCTGGGTGACATTTGGATCACAGATCTCTGATGAG ATGGCTGAGAACCTAATGGCCATAGCTTATGAGAACGGAGTGAACCTGTTTGACACGGCAGAGGTGTACGCCTCTGGAAG AGCGGAAATCACTCTTGGGAACATTATCAAGAAGAAAGGCTGGAG GCGTTCAAGTTTTGTCATCACAACAAAGATCTATTGGGGAGGCCA agcagagacagagcgaGGACTCTCCAGAAAGCACATAATTGAAG GTTTGAGAGGATCCTTATCAAGACTACAACTAGATTATGTGGACATCGTGTTTGCCAACAGAAATGATGTCAACAGTCCGATGGAAG AGATTGTGCGGGCCATGACGTTCGTAATAAACCAGGGTATGGCCATGTACTGGGGAACCTCACGCTGGAGCGCCATGGAGATCATG GAAGCGTACTCGGTGGCGCGGCAGTTTAACCTGATACCACCTGTGTGTGAGCAGGCGGAGTATCACTATTTCCAGAGGGATAAAGTCGAGGTGCAGCTCCCTGAGCTCTACCACAAGATCG GTGTTGGAGCGATGACCTGGTCTCCACTTGCTTGTGGATTAATCACAGGGAAGTACAGTGATGGCGTACCAGAGTGCTCTAGAGCAGCAATGAAG GGATACCAGTGGCTGAAGGAGCGAGTGAACAGCGAGGAGGGCCGCAGACAGCTCGCTAAAATCAAGGAGCTCCATCTACTGGCAGACAGACTGggctgcactgctgcacagtTAGCCATAG cCTGGTGTCTGCGCAGCGAGGGAGTCAGCTCAGTTCTTCTGGGTGTTTCCACTTCAGACCAGCTACTTGAGAACCTGGGTGCCCTCCGG ATTTTATCCCAAATGACCCCTCAAACCATTACTGAGATTGATGCCCTGCTGGGAAATAAGCCACACTCGAAGAAAGAGTTGCGAGCTTGA